One part of the Ziziphus jujuba cultivar Dongzao chromosome 2, ASM3175591v1 genome encodes these proteins:
- the LOC132800781 gene encoding lignin-forming anionic peroxidase-like, with protein sequence MALGRFSNSQFQRLFGDLISWFGAKGVHTISLAHCPAFHDRIYNNSSNIDLAFATDLKKKCHSMIASTNVDILAPLSIVLSTKFYNSYFINLNQRKGLLESDKILFPQGNSISATVNLISQYMKSLEDFKIDFASGIIRMSKFNPFTGLSKKR encoded by the exons ATGGCTCTAGGGAGATTCTCAAATTCCCAATTTCAAAGACTCTTTGGAGACCTCATCTCATGGTTTGGAGCCAAAG GTGTGCACACCATTAGCTTAGCACATTGTCCTGCCTTCCATGATAGGATATACAACAACAGCTCCAACATTGATCTTGCGTTTGCCACCGACCTTAAGAAGAAATGTCATTCTATGATCGCCAGTACCAATGTTGACATTTTGGCACCTCTCAGCATCGTCTTGTCCACAAAGTTTTATAACAGCTACTTCATCAATCTGAACCAAAGGAAAGGTCTTTTAGAATCTGATAAGATTTTATTCCCCCAGGGAAATAGCATCTCTGCAACTGTAAATCTCATATCACAGTATATGAAAAGTCTTGAAGATTTTAAAATAGACTTTGCATCTGGAATCATCAGGATGAGCAAATTTAACCCATTCACGGGCTTAAGCAAGAAACGTTAG
- the LOC107419319 gene encoding putative F-box protein At5g55150, which translates to MAASDRKKEKIITANWSNLVSELLELILKRLGFLDIVHFRAVCSSWNRVARFYITSPIYFPLMPQTPLLMFRKNRRFFNLSDSRTYKTTRKQRQGRLGFYDYEDSWFVGSSYGWLVIFIKKLKVLHILNPLSFERIQIQLPSNMSKDIRFIFKAIISCDLCRRSTSSSSKSFCIVVCGTFQDKLGFLMHEDTTTTATTTTATTKTSITTTTSTTHLVGDGHQIYIDIICHNGMLYALSYVGLVEVWDFLSHPFPRKVLDIEFSPTVTRLIRKNCKLSRTKSYLVESMGELWFVLPIGESVKSMEFVVHKLDYGKKTWVNLDNLSNQALFISKNECISVLTRDLPEVRENFIYFIIEYWEKKTKKYRVGIYNFKEKEMVDLPEHMKSCTSNSLLFWIVPNPWIVRSM; encoded by the coding sequence ATGGCTGCTTCTgataggaaaaaggaaaaaataataaccgCAAACTGGAGTAATCTTGTGAGTGAATTGTTGGAGTTGATCCTCAAAAGACTTGGTTTCCTCGACATTGTTCACTTCAGAGCGGTATGTTCTTCATGGAACAGAGTTGCTCGATTCTATATCACTTCCCCAATATATTTTCCATTAATGCCTCAAACTCCATTGCTGATGTTTCGTAAGAATCGCAGATTCTTCAATCTTTCAGATAGTAGGACCTACAAGACCACAAGAAAGCAGCGGCAAGGTCGTCTAGGGTTTTATGACTATGAAGACTCTTGGTTTGTGGGATCATCATATGGCTGGTTGgtgatttttatcaaaaaattgaaagtcctTCATATTCTTAATCCGTTATCATTCGAACGAATTCAAATCCAACTCCCTTCGAACATGTCCAAAGACATTCGTTTTATCTTCAAAGCTATCATCTCCTGTGATCTTTGTCGTCGTAGTACTAGTAGTAGCAGCAAAAGCTTTTGTATTGTGGTTTGTGGAACATTCCAAGATAAACTAGGATTTCTTATGCATGAAGATACCACCACGACCGCCACCACAACCACTGCAACCACCAAGACCAGCATCACAACCACGACTTCAACAACACACTTAGTAGGTGACGGTCACCAAATCTACATTGATATAATCTGCCACAATGGTATGCTATATGCGTTATCCTATGTGGGCCTGGTTGAAGTTTGGGATTTTCTTAGTCATCCTTTTCCCAGGAAAGTTTTGGACATTGAATTTTCTCCAACAGTAACCCGATTGATAAGAAAAAATTGTAAGCTTTCGCGTACAAAATCTTATTTGGTGGAATCAATGGGAGAGCTTTGGTTTGTGTTGCCGATAGGTGAATCAGTGAAATCAATGGAGTTTGTTGTGCATAAGCTAGATTATGGTAAAAAAACATGGGTGAACCTCGATAATTTATCCAACCAAGCGCTTTTTATAAGTAAAAACGAATGCATTTCAGTATTGACTCGAGATTTACCAGAAGTTagggaaaatttcatttacttcataattgaatattggGAAAAAAAGACCAAGAAATACCGGGTTGGAATTTACAACttcaaagagaaagagatggTCGACCTTCCTGAGCATATGAAGTCTTGTACAAGTAATTCGCTACTCTTTTGGATTGTTCCTAATCCTTGGATTGTTCGCAGCATGTAG